One Georgenia wutianyii DNA segment encodes these proteins:
- the scpB gene encoding SMC-Scp complex subunit ScpB encodes MPREHLAALEAILMVVDEPVPAAQLAGVLGLPTGQVRELLAELAADYAGERGGRPRGFELREVAGGWRVYSAPTYADVVGRFIVDGQTARLTQASLETLAVIAYRQPVSRSRVAAIRGVNVDGVVRTLLARGLIEEAGHDEDSGAVLYRTSAYFLERMGLGSLADLPPLAPYLPDLDALDDLDEELR; translated from the coding sequence ATGCCGCGCGAGCACCTCGCGGCGCTCGAGGCGATCCTCATGGTCGTCGACGAGCCCGTGCCCGCGGCGCAGCTCGCCGGGGTGCTCGGCCTGCCCACAGGCCAGGTCCGTGAGCTCCTCGCCGAGCTCGCCGCCGACTACGCGGGGGAGCGCGGCGGACGCCCGCGCGGGTTCGAGCTCCGCGAGGTGGCCGGCGGCTGGCGGGTCTACTCGGCGCCGACGTACGCGGACGTCGTCGGCCGCTTCATCGTCGACGGGCAGACCGCCCGGCTCACCCAGGCCTCGCTCGAGACGCTCGCCGTCATCGCCTACCGCCAGCCGGTCTCGCGCAGCCGGGTCGCGGCGATCCGCGGCGTCAACGTCGACGGCGTCGTGCGCACGCTCCTCGCCCGCGGTCTCATCGAGGAGGCGGGCCACGACGAGGACAGCGGCGCCGTCCTCTACCGCACGAGCGCCTACTTCCTCGAGCGCATGGGCCTGGGCTCGCTCGCCGACCTGCCCCCGCTCGCCCCCTACCTGCCCGACCTTGACGCCCTGGACGACCTCGACGAGGAGCTGCGATGA
- a CDS encoding segregation and condensation protein A: MSSSPAVTSPDPAAVPPEASDGHGRAPFAVTLENFSGPFDLLLSLIAKHKLDITEVALAQVTDEFIAHLSGQEDWDLGQASEFLVVAATLLDLKAARLLPRGSVEDEEDLELLEARDLLFARLLQYRAYKQVAADLERRWATGSRSYPRSVRLEPHFAALLPELVLRVGPERLAELAAAAFAPRPGPPQVDLGHLHAPVVSVREQAAILVDRLRRTRSATFRALTDDAASTAVVVSRFLALLELFREGAIAFDQARPLGELTVRWAGSEDGDVDVADEYDDATSEEETDDE, from the coding sequence GTGAGCTCGTCGCCCGCGGTGACGTCGCCTGACCCGGCGGCGGTCCCACCCGAGGCGTCCGACGGGCACGGCCGCGCGCCGTTCGCGGTGACGCTGGAGAACTTCTCCGGACCCTTCGACCTGCTGCTCTCGCTCATCGCGAAGCACAAGCTCGACATCACCGAGGTGGCCCTCGCGCAGGTCACCGACGAGTTCATCGCCCACCTGTCCGGTCAGGAGGACTGGGACCTCGGCCAGGCGAGCGAGTTCCTCGTCGTCGCCGCGACGCTCCTCGACCTCAAGGCCGCCCGGCTGCTGCCGCGTGGCTCGGTGGAGGACGAGGAGGACCTCGAGCTCCTCGAGGCCCGCGACCTCCTCTTCGCCCGGCTGCTCCAGTACCGCGCCTACAAGCAGGTGGCCGCCGACCTCGAGCGTCGCTGGGCCACCGGCTCGCGGTCCTACCCGCGCTCGGTCCGGCTCGAGCCGCACTTCGCCGCCCTGCTGCCCGAGCTCGTCCTGCGCGTGGGACCCGAGCGGCTCGCCGAGCTCGCCGCCGCTGCGTTCGCCCCGCGCCCCGGCCCGCCGCAGGTGGACCTGGGCCACCTGCACGCGCCGGTCGTGTCCGTGCGCGAGCAGGCGGCGATCCTCGTCGACCGGCTGCGCCGCACGCGCTCCGCGACCTTCCGCGCGCTCACCGACGACGCCGCCTCGACCGCCGTCGTCGTCTCCCGGTTCCTCGCGCTGCTCGAGCTCTTCCGCGAGGGGGCGATCGCCTTCGACCAGGCTCGTCCGCTCGGCGAGCTCACCGTGCGGTGGGCGGGCAGCGAGGACGGCGACGTCGACGTGGCCGACGAGTACGACGACGCGACGAGCGAGGAGGAGACCGACGATGAGTGA
- a CDS encoding ParA family protein codes for MTDPKQPTLIDAQTSGQAADFPVPAPLSGHGPARIIAMCNQKGGVGKTTTTINLGAALAEYGRRVLIVDFDPQGAASAGLGINANELDRTIYSVLMEPRSDVREIICETSVEGLDIVPANIDLSAAEVTLVTEVAREHALTRVLRPVADDYDVVLVDCQPSLGLLAVNALTAAHGVVIPLEAEFFALRGVALLMETIDKVSERINPRLQLDGILVTMYDGRTLHAREVLERVREGFGDRVFDTVINRTIKFPDATIATEPITTYAPSHPGAEAYRRLARELVARGDVA; via the coding sequence GTGACCGACCCCAAGCAGCCGACCCTGATCGACGCCCAGACGTCCGGGCAGGCCGCCGACTTCCCCGTGCCTGCGCCGCTCAGCGGCCACGGGCCGGCCCGCATCATCGCCATGTGCAACCAGAAGGGCGGCGTCGGCAAGACGACGACGACCATCAACCTCGGCGCTGCGCTGGCGGAGTACGGCCGGCGGGTCCTCATCGTCGACTTCGACCCCCAGGGCGCGGCCTCGGCCGGGCTCGGGATCAACGCCAACGAGCTCGACCGCACGATCTACTCGGTGCTCATGGAGCCCCGCTCGGACGTCCGGGAGATCATCTGCGAGACGTCCGTCGAGGGCCTGGACATCGTCCCGGCGAACATCGACCTGTCCGCCGCCGAGGTCACCCTCGTCACCGAGGTCGCCCGGGAGCACGCCCTCACGCGGGTGCTGCGCCCCGTGGCCGACGACTACGACGTCGTCCTCGTCGACTGCCAGCCCTCCCTCGGCCTGCTCGCCGTCAACGCGCTCACGGCCGCGCACGGCGTCGTCATCCCGCTCGAGGCGGAGTTCTTCGCGCTGCGCGGCGTCGCGCTCCTCATGGAGACGATCGACAAGGTGAGCGAGCGGATCAACCCGCGCCTCCAGCTCGACGGCATCCTCGTCACCATGTACGACGGGCGCACCCTCCACGCCCGCGAGGTGCTCGAGCGCGTCCGTGAGGGCTTCGGCGACCGCGTCTTCGACACCGTCATCAACCGGACGATCAAGTTCCCCGACGCCACCATCGCCACCGAGCCGATCACGACCTACGCCCCGAGCCACCCGGGCGCCGAGGCCTACCGGAGGCTGGCCCGTGAGCTCGTCGCCCGCGGTGACGTCGCCTGA
- the xerD gene encoding site-specific tyrosine recombinase XerD: MTTRTTTPSARSVAPALARALEEYLAHLAVERGLSEHTLAAYRRDLERYTAYLGGRGRRRLSDVVETDVAEYVEVLRAGSDGGRALAVSSAGRAVVAVRGWHRFAVLEGHAPQDPSAEVRAPATARRLPKALSTDDVERLLEAASLGDGPVPLRDRALLEVLYGTGARISEAVGLSADDLDLDGGTVRLFGKGRRERVVPVGRFAVEAVEAYLVRARPVLAHAGRGTSALFLNQRGNPLSRQSAWAVLQTAGARAGLGDRVSPHTLRHSFATHLLAGGADVRVVQELLGHASVTTTQIYTQVTVQAMREVYATAHPRARG; this comes from the coding sequence GTGACGACCCGCACGACGACACCGTCTGCGCGGTCCGTCGCGCCTGCCCTGGCGCGGGCGCTGGAGGAGTACCTCGCCCACCTCGCCGTCGAGCGCGGGCTCAGCGAGCACACGCTCGCCGCCTACCGGCGCGATCTCGAGCGGTACACCGCCTACCTCGGCGGCCGCGGGCGGCGGCGTTTGTCGGACGTGGTGGAGACCGACGTCGCGGAGTACGTCGAGGTGCTGCGCGCCGGGTCCGACGGCGGCCGGGCCCTGGCCGTCTCCTCCGCCGGGCGAGCGGTGGTCGCCGTGCGCGGCTGGCACCGCTTCGCCGTGCTCGAGGGGCACGCGCCGCAGGACCCGAGCGCCGAGGTCCGCGCCCCGGCGACGGCACGGCGCCTGCCCAAGGCGCTGAGCACCGACGACGTGGAGCGGCTGCTCGAGGCCGCGTCGCTGGGGGACGGCCCGGTCCCGCTGCGTGACCGGGCGTTGCTCGAGGTGCTCTACGGCACCGGCGCGCGGATCAGCGAGGCGGTGGGGCTCTCGGCCGACGACCTCGACCTCGACGGCGGGACCGTGCGCCTCTTCGGCAAGGGACGCCGCGAGCGGGTGGTGCCGGTCGGCCGCTTCGCCGTGGAGGCGGTGGAGGCCTATCTCGTGCGTGCCCGCCCGGTGCTCGCGCACGCCGGCCGGGGCACCTCGGCCCTCTTCCTCAACCAGCGGGGCAACCCGCTGAGCCGGCAGAGCGCCTGGGCGGTGCTGCAGACCGCCGGGGCCCGCGCGGGGCTGGGCGACCGCGTCTCCCCGCACACCCTGCGCCACTCCTTCGCCACCCACCTGCTCGCGGGCGGCGCCGACGTGCGCGTGGTCCAGGAGCTGCTCGGGCACGCGTCGGTGACGACGACGCAGATCTACACCCAGGTCACCGTCCAGGCGATGCGCGAGGTCTACGCGACCGCCCACCCCCGCGCCCGCGGCTGA
- a CDS encoding heme o synthase, whose translation MSDRSTLRSSPGPAGPSSTRGDRLRAYVALTKPRIVELLLITTIPTLFLAADGWPGLWLTVATVVGGYAAAGSANTWNMILDRDIDRLMNRTKQRPLVTGVLSVRQATVFAIVLGVLAFLWFGLLVNWASAWLALGAIAIYVVGYTMLLKRRTSQNIVWGGAAGCMPVLIGWSAVTGTVQWPAVVLFGIIFFWTPPHYWPLSMRFRKDYARAEVPMLPVVASSSQVSVQILAYGAAMVACSLLLVPVAGMTWVYAVVAGLAGAWFLYGCVRLLVRARNPERGKLAAMKVFHASITYLTVVFVAVAVDPFLPL comes from the coding sequence GTGTCCGACCGTTCGACCCTCCGGTCAAGCCCCGGACCTGCCGGTCCGTCGAGCACGAGGGGTGACCGGCTGAGGGCCTACGTCGCCCTCACCAAGCCCCGGATCGTCGAGCTCCTGCTCATCACGACGATCCCCACGCTCTTCCTCGCCGCTGACGGCTGGCCCGGGCTGTGGCTCACCGTCGCGACCGTCGTCGGCGGGTACGCGGCGGCCGGCTCGGCCAACACGTGGAACATGATCCTGGACCGGGACATCGACCGGCTGATGAACCGGACGAAGCAGCGCCCGCTCGTCACCGGCGTGCTGTCGGTGCGCCAGGCGACGGTCTTCGCGATCGTCCTCGGCGTCCTCGCCTTCCTCTGGTTCGGCCTGCTCGTCAACTGGGCCTCGGCCTGGCTGGCCCTCGGCGCGATCGCCATCTACGTCGTCGGCTACACGATGCTGCTCAAGCGGCGCACGAGCCAGAACATCGTCTGGGGCGGGGCCGCGGGCTGCATGCCGGTGCTCATCGGCTGGTCGGCCGTCACCGGGACGGTGCAGTGGCCCGCCGTCGTCCTCTTCGGGATCATCTTCTTCTGGACGCCGCCGCACTACTGGCCGCTGTCCATGCGCTTCCGCAAGGACTACGCCCGCGCCGAGGTGCCGATGCTCCCCGTCGTCGCCTCGAGCTCCCAGGTGAGCGTGCAGATCCTCGCCTACGGCGCCGCGATGGTCGCCTGCTCGCTCCTCCTCGTGCCCGTCGCGGGGATGACGTGGGTGTACGCCGTCGTCGCCGGCCTGGCCGGGGCGTGGTTCCTCTACGGCTGCGTCCGGCTGCTCGTGCGCGCCCGGAACCCCGAGCGCGGCAAGCTCGCGGCGATGAAGGTGTTCCACGCCTCGATCACCTACCTCACGGTCGTCTTCGTCGCCGTCGCGGTCGACCCCTTCCTGCCCCTCTAG
- the tkt gene encoding transketolase, translating to MSDTSSRTGWTDLDHRAVDTARVLAADAVQKVGSGHPGTAMSLAPAAYLLYQNVMRHDPADPHWLGRDRFVLSAGHSALTQYIQLYFSGYGLELEDLQALRTWGSRTPGHPEYRHTDGVEVTTGPLGQGLANAVGMAMAARRERGLLDPDAAPGTSPFDHNIYVIASDGDLQEGVTSEASSIAGTQELGNLIVIWDDNRISIEDDTNIAFTEDVLARYAAYGWHTERVDWTQGDTTYAEDTDALLAAVRAGQAETRRPTMIALRTIIGWPSPTKQNTGAIHGSALGAEEIKGLKEVLGFDPERTFEVADDVIAHVRKVRDRGAAAREEWDRHYQAWRTANAEGAALLDRLRTRELPEGWADALPTFEEGKAVSTRAASGEVLSALAPVLPELWGGSADLAGSNNTTMKGEPSFLPVERSTKMFPGNPYGRTLHFGIREHAMGSILNGITIHGLTRPYGGTFLTFSDYMRPAVRLAALMGVPSTFVWSHDSIGLGEDGPTHQPIEHLAALRAIPGLDVVRPADAAETAVAWRTILENTERPVGLILTRQNVPNPARGSGAAEGDTLASAEGTARGGYVLAEAAGGTPQVILIATGSEVQIALEAREMLQAQGVATRVVSMPSREWFALQDDAYQEEVLPGSVKARVSIEAAIAQGWHELVGDAGRCVSLEHYGASADYQRLYEEFGITAEATVAKAHESLAAAGTDSPGADQEPSRGGTGDLPK from the coding sequence GTGAGCGACACCAGCAGCCGGACCGGCTGGACCGATCTCGACCACCGGGCGGTCGACACCGCCCGCGTGCTCGCCGCAGACGCCGTCCAGAAGGTCGGCAGTGGGCACCCCGGCACGGCGATGAGCCTCGCGCCGGCCGCCTACCTGCTCTACCAGAACGTCATGCGTCACGACCCGGCGGACCCGCACTGGCTCGGCCGCGACCGCTTCGTCCTGTCCGCCGGCCACTCGGCCCTCACCCAGTACATCCAGCTGTACTTCTCCGGGTACGGGCTCGAGCTCGAGGACCTGCAGGCGCTGCGCACGTGGGGCTCCCGCACCCCGGGTCACCCGGAGTACCGCCACACCGACGGCGTCGAGGTGACCACCGGCCCGCTCGGCCAGGGCCTGGCCAACGCGGTCGGCATGGCCATGGCCGCCCGTCGCGAGCGGGGTCTGCTCGATCCCGACGCCGCCCCGGGCACCAGCCCCTTCGACCACAACATCTACGTCATCGCCTCCGACGGCGACCTCCAGGAGGGTGTGACCTCCGAGGCGAGCTCCATCGCCGGCACCCAGGAGCTGGGCAACCTCATCGTCATCTGGGACGACAACCGGATCTCGATCGAGGACGACACGAACATCGCCTTCACCGAGGACGTCCTCGCCCGCTACGCCGCCTACGGCTGGCACACCGAGCGGGTCGACTGGACCCAGGGCGACACCACCTACGCCGAGGACACCGACGCGCTCCTCGCCGCGGTCCGCGCCGGCCAGGCCGAGACGCGCCGCCCGACGATGATCGCGCTGCGCACGATCATCGGCTGGCCCTCCCCCACGAAGCAGAACACCGGCGCGATCCACGGCTCCGCGCTGGGCGCCGAGGAGATCAAGGGCCTCAAGGAGGTCCTCGGCTTCGACCCCGAGCGCACCTTCGAGGTCGCCGACGACGTCATCGCCCACGTCCGCAAGGTCCGTGACCGGGGCGCCGCCGCCCGCGAGGAGTGGGACCGCCACTACCAGGCGTGGCGCACCGCCAACGCCGAGGGCGCCGCCCTGCTGGACCGCCTGCGCACGCGCGAGCTGCCCGAGGGCTGGGCCGACGCGCTGCCCACGTTCGAGGAGGGCAAGGCGGTGTCCACCCGCGCGGCCTCCGGTGAGGTCCTCAGCGCGCTGGCCCCGGTGCTGCCCGAGCTCTGGGGCGGCTCCGCCGACCTCGCCGGCTCGAACAACACGACGATGAAGGGCGAGCCGTCCTTCCTGCCGGTCGAGCGCTCCACCAAGATGTTCCCCGGCAACCCCTACGGCCGCACCCTCCACTTCGGCATCCGTGAGCACGCGATGGGCTCGATCCTCAACGGGATCACCATCCACGGCCTCACCCGCCCCTACGGCGGCACGTTCCTCACCTTCTCCGACTACATGCGCCCGGCCGTGCGCCTCGCCGCGCTCATGGGCGTGCCGAGCACGTTCGTGTGGAGCCACGACTCCATCGGCCTCGGTGAGGACGGCCCGACGCACCAGCCGATCGAGCACCTCGCCGCGCTCCGCGCCATCCCGGGCCTCGACGTCGTCCGTCCCGCGGACGCCGCGGAGACCGCCGTCGCGTGGCGCACGATCCTGGAGAACACCGAGCGGCCCGTCGGCCTCATCCTCACCCGCCAGAACGTGCCCAACCCGGCGCGCGGCTCCGGTGCGGCCGAGGGCGACACGCTGGCCAGCGCCGAGGGCACGGCCCGCGGTGGCTACGTCCTGGCCGAGGCCGCCGGCGGCACGCCGCAGGTCATCCTCATCGCCACCGGCTCCGAGGTGCAGATCGCGCTCGAGGCCCGCGAGATGCTCCAGGCGCAGGGTGTGGCCACGCGCGTCGTGTCGATGCCCTCGCGCGAGTGGTTCGCGCTGCAGGACGACGCCTACCAGGAGGAGGTCCTGCCCGGCTCGGTCAAGGCGCGCGTGTCGATCGAGGCGGCCATCGCCCAGGGCTGGCACGAGCTCGTCGGCGACGCCGGCCGCTGCGTGAGCCTCGAGCACTACGGCGCCTCCGCCGACTACCAGCGCCTCTACGAGGAGTTCGGCATCACGGCCGAGGCGACCGTCGCCAAGGCTCACGAGTCGCTGGCCGCCGCGGGGACCGACTCCCCCGGCGCCGACCAGGAGCCCTCCCGCGGGGGTACGGGCGACCTGCCCAAGTAG